The following are encoded together in the Rhizobium sp. SSA_523 genome:
- a CDS encoding carbohydrate ABC transporter permease, with amino-acid sequence MAVIPQQGATNSRPGGSGRDRFSMHTKRLLWVWGFLALPILFYAVIRFYPTVQAFYLSFTNWDLLRPAKFIGLANYIKLFKDPQFWKVFKNTFTYLIIGTPLSLLLSFAIAYYLDRVRFMHNTIRALYFLPFLTTAAAMAWVWRWFYQPAPIGVINDILAMAGIPQQPFIRSTDQALFSIMVTAIWAGLGFQIIIFMAGLRSIPSTFYEAARIDGLGEWAILRKITLPLLKPTTVFLVVFSSIGFLRIFDQVYNMTTNDPGGPLGSTKPLVLMIYQTAFNSYAMGYAAAQTVVLFSILMVVSLLQLFILREKK; translated from the coding sequence ATGGCCGTGATCCCACAGCAGGGGGCGACGAACAGTCGCCCCGGCGGCTCCGGCCGCGACCGTTTCTCCATGCACACCAAGCGCCTGCTCTGGGTCTGGGGTTTCCTGGCACTGCCGATCCTCTTTTACGCGGTGATCCGGTTCTATCCGACGGTGCAGGCCTTCTATCTCTCCTTCACCAACTGGGATCTGCTGCGCCCGGCAAAGTTCATCGGGCTTGCCAATTACATCAAGCTGTTCAAGGATCCGCAGTTCTGGAAGGTGTTCAAGAACACGTTCACCTATCTGATCATAGGCACGCCGCTCAGCCTCCTCCTGTCTTTTGCGATCGCCTATTATCTCGATCGCGTGCGCTTCATGCACAATACCATCCGCGCGCTCTACTTCCTGCCGTTTCTCACCACGGCTGCGGCCATGGCCTGGGTGTGGCGGTGGTTTTATCAGCCGGCGCCGATCGGCGTCATCAATGATATCCTGGCAATGGCCGGCATTCCGCAACAGCCATTCATCCGCTCCACCGATCAGGCGCTGTTCTCGATCATGGTCACGGCGATCTGGGCCGGGCTCGGGTTTCAGATCATCATCTTCATGGCCGGCCTGCGCTCCATTCCCTCCACCTTCTACGAGGCAGCGCGCATCGACGGTCTCGGCGAATGGGCGATCCTGCGCAAGATCACACTGCCGCTGTTGAAGCCGACGACGGTCTTCCTCGTCGTCTTCTCCTCGATCGGCTTCCTGCGCATCTTTGACCAGGTCTACAACATGACCACGAATGATCCGGGCGGACCTCTCGGCTCGACCAAGCCTCTGGTGCTGATGATCTATCAGACGGCGTTCAACTCCTATGCCATGGGTTATGCGGCGGCCCAGACGGTTGTTCTCTTCAGCATACTGATGGTCGTCTCGCTTCTGCAGCTCTTCATCCTGAGGGAGAAAAAATGA
- a CDS encoding ABC transporter ATP-binding protein encodes MATIELTKLVKRYGKVEAVKGIDLSISDGEFIVFVGPSGCGKSTTLRMIAGLEEISAGELRIGGEIVNEREPKQRNIAMVFQNYAIYPHMTVRQNIGFGLYTSDLDKAEKNKRIEEASRILGLDAYLDRRPAALSGGQRQRVAIGRAMVRDPSAFLFDEPLSNLDAQLRAQMRIEIKRLHQRLGTTTVYVTHDQVEAMTMADRIVVMKDGRILQVGTPSELYESPVDVFTARFIGSPSMNLLPGHRGGGIVTPGPDGDVMIGIRPHDLVASRDGSGEGTKITGTVTAVEPLGPETLVHLDVGGAEVVATAREKFVPAVGSQLSCYAPAGSLYVFDGRTEALLERA; translated from the coding sequence ATGGCGACGATCGAACTGACAAAGCTGGTCAAGCGCTACGGCAAGGTGGAAGCCGTCAAAGGCATTGATCTCTCCATCAGCGACGGCGAATTCATCGTCTTCGTCGGACCCTCCGGCTGCGGAAAATCCACGACATTGCGGATGATCGCCGGTCTTGAAGAGATTTCGGCAGGTGAATTGCGGATCGGCGGCGAGATCGTCAACGAGCGGGAACCCAAACAGCGCAATATCGCCATGGTGTTCCAGAACTACGCGATCTACCCGCATATGACCGTCCGGCAGAATATCGGCTTCGGCTTGTACACCTCGGATCTCGACAAGGCGGAGAAGAACAAGCGGATCGAGGAGGCAAGCCGCATCCTTGGTCTCGATGCCTATCTCGACCGTCGACCGGCAGCTCTGTCCGGCGGACAACGCCAGCGTGTCGCTATCGGCCGTGCCATGGTGCGCGATCCCTCGGCCTTCCTCTTCGACGAACCGCTATCCAATCTCGATGCGCAATTGCGGGCCCAGATGCGGATCGAGATCAAGCGTCTGCACCAGCGGCTCGGAACCACGACGGTCTATGTGACGCATGACCAGGTCGAGGCAATGACCATGGCCGACCGTATCGTGGTGATGAAGGACGGCCGCATCCTGCAGGTGGGCACGCCGTCCGAACTCTATGAAAGCCCGGTCGACGTCTTCACCGCGCGCTTCATCGGCAGCCCGTCGATGAACCTCTTGCCGGGGCATCGCGGCGGCGGGATCGTCACGCCCGGCCCCGATGGCGATGTCATGATCGGTATCCGCCCCCATGACCTCGTCGCCAGCCGCGATGGGTCCGGCGAAGGCACGAAGATCACCGGAACGGTGACGGCGGTCGAGCCGCTTGGCCCCGAGACGCTGGTTCACCTGGATGTCGGCGGCGCGGAAGTGGTTGCAACCGCACGCGAGAAATTCGTTCCTGCCGTTGGCAGCCAATTGTCGTGCTATGCGCCTGCCGGCAGCCTCTACGTTTTCGATGGCCGGACCGAGGCCCTCCTGGAGCGGGCATGA
- a CDS encoding extracellular solute-binding protein, whose protein sequence is MRKSVLFAGLVAGFSSFAFNAAQAVEIEYWQYVFDTRVKAMDQLIAEFQKANPDITVKQVTFPYADYQTRVIAANMSGNGPDVMQLFYGWLDKFVAGGILQPLPQDAFPHAKIESEFFPIVSAMKREGEYYGLPTAVRSLALFYNKKLFSEAGLDPNKPPQTLEEFVAAGEKIAKRDDAGNLVVAGSTLDMAGQDHQWWREVLIRQYGGVPYTEDDTKVAYDSEAGAKALAFYTSLQLEKKIGQAGFMDEGQAAFRGGKAGMTIDGTFRLGSFRTIKDFEWGVTELPANAEGVRSNYASYFANGINAKTTGEELEASKKFLAYISSPEAMDIWLKTVGELPARRAAAMTDANLKDPVFGPFLKGLEYAHTTMFKDEAAQRQNAIDMVNRILLESQPVAESLKQAAEAEQEIIDAAKP, encoded by the coding sequence ATGCGCAAATCAGTTTTGTTCGCCGGACTCGTTGCCGGTTTCAGCAGCTTCGCTTTCAACGCCGCGCAGGCGGTGGAAATCGAGTATTGGCAGTATGTTTTCGACACCCGCGTCAAGGCCATGGACCAGCTGATTGCCGAGTTCCAGAAGGCCAATCCGGATATCACCGTCAAGCAGGTCACCTTTCCCTATGCCGATTACCAGACGCGGGTGATCGCTGCGAACATGTCCGGCAACGGACCGGACGTGATGCAGCTCTTCTACGGCTGGCTCGACAAGTTCGTGGCCGGTGGGATCTTGCAGCCCTTGCCGCAGGACGCGTTCCCGCATGCCAAGATCGAGAGCGAGTTCTTCCCGATCGTGTCGGCCATGAAGCGCGAGGGCGAATATTACGGCCTGCCGACTGCCGTCCGTTCCCTCGCCCTCTTCTACAACAAGAAGCTCTTCAGCGAAGCCGGTCTCGACCCGAACAAGCCGCCGCAGACCCTGGAAGAATTCGTTGCTGCCGGTGAAAAGATCGCCAAGCGGGATGATGCCGGCAATCTGGTGGTCGCCGGATCGACGCTCGACATGGCCGGCCAGGACCATCAGTGGTGGCGTGAAGTTCTGATCCGCCAGTATGGCGGTGTGCCCTATACCGAGGACGACACCAAGGTCGCCTATGACAGCGAGGCGGGCGCCAAAGCTCTGGCCTTCTATACAAGCCTGCAGCTGGAGAAAAAGATCGGCCAGGCCGGTTTCATGGATGAAGGTCAGGCCGCGTTTCGTGGCGGCAAGGCCGGCATGACCATCGATGGCACCTTCCGCCTGGGCTCGTTCAGGACGATCAAGGATTTCGAATGGGGCGTGACCGAGCTTCCGGCCAATGCGGAAGGGGTTCGCTCCAACTATGCCAGCTATTTTGCCAATGGAATCAATGCCAAGACCACCGGTGAAGAACTTGAGGCCTCGAAGAAGTTCCTGGCCTATATCTCCTCGCCCGAGGCCATGGACATCTGGTTGAAGACGGTTGGCGAATTGCCGGCACGCCGGGCCGCCGCCATGACGGACGCCAATCTGAAGGATCCGGTCTTCGGTCCCTTCCTGAAGGGGCTGGAATATGCCCATACCACGATGTTCAAGGATGAGGCTGCCCAGCGGCAGAATGCCATCGACATGGTGAACCGCATTCTGCTCGAGAGCCAGCCGGTTGCGGAGTCGCTGAAGCAAGCGGCCGAAGCCGAGCAGGAAATCATCGACGCAGCCAAGCCCTGA
- a CDS encoding PIG-L family deacetylase, whose translation MLTARERIERQMSDPALVRLHRKLSRLSTVLTVMNTGAHPDDEQNGMLAWLRFGLGMRVIIACSTRGEGGQNALGPERLGALGVVRSRELEESARVIDADIAWLGHGPDDPVHDFGFSKDGDATFERWGKERIIERLVRAYRETRPDIVIPTFLDVPGQHGHHRAMTQAAEAAIALASDANAFPEHAHEGLAPWQVAKFYLPAWSGGGSTYDDEVPPPETTLTLRVEGRDLPTGAEFDRIGEWSRYFHASQGMGRWPKHAASRWPLHLKFAAAPRSEASIQDGLPTSLSALASSATELEQRADGPADEVLRALRDKLASADRDITAAQQAFPHRDAILQHLTAAAGHLVWVAEQASEPFQKAHAHRIARKRQEIDAAILDASGLFERAYCEPASIGPGGTAVLTVELSPSSTAVEITPILPAGVTAKQEQTGEECIFRLTASEDAAFSNLFQPGWSSLGGNGEAHLQLTAEVSGRIARACFDFEEPLLVAPRQSVTLTPETVIVPVTADARQWPIQAKIQGETAALSIEAPAGWAMEPNDGGWILRAETEPRQGLLRLEPKIDGRPAYRTLPIVYPHIGRSAYRESAALNILCLDIALPDGARIGYVGGGADHVGTWLSRMGLDVTEMDETALSGDLSRFTTIVIGIFAFGLRNDLAAARPRLHRFVEEGGHLVTLYHRPSDGWDPAQTPVRLLEIGSPSLRWRVTDPNAAVTILAPDHPLLTGPNRLNEEDWRGWNKERGLYFASRWDDAYVPLLSMHDAGEQPLTGALVSARIGKGRHTHTSLVLHHQMDRLVSGAFRIMANLVQPA comes from the coding sequence ATGCTAACAGCCCGCGAACGCATCGAACGGCAGATGAGCGATCCGGCGCTCGTCCGGTTGCACCGCAAGCTCAGCCGCCTCTCCACCGTCTTGACCGTCATGAACACCGGAGCACATCCGGATGATGAACAAAACGGCATGCTGGCATGGCTCCGCTTCGGCCTCGGCATGCGCGTTATCATCGCCTGCTCCACGCGCGGCGAGGGTGGGCAGAATGCCCTTGGGCCGGAGAGGCTCGGCGCTCTTGGCGTGGTGCGCTCCCGCGAGCTTGAGGAATCCGCCCGCGTCATCGATGCCGACATTGCATGGCTCGGCCACGGGCCGGATGATCCGGTCCACGATTTCGGCTTCTCCAAGGATGGTGACGCAACCTTCGAGCGCTGGGGCAAGGAGCGGATCATCGAGCGGCTGGTCAGAGCCTATCGCGAGACACGGCCGGATATCGTGATCCCCACTTTTCTCGACGTTCCCGGCCAGCATGGCCACCACCGGGCGATGACCCAGGCGGCCGAGGCCGCGATTGCGCTGGCCTCCGATGCGAATGCCTTTCCCGAGCATGCGCATGAGGGCCTTGCTCCGTGGCAGGTCGCCAAATTCTACCTGCCCGCCTGGTCAGGCGGCGGGAGCACCTATGATGATGAGGTTCCGCCCCCGGAGACGACACTGACGCTGCGCGTCGAAGGCCGCGATCTTCCCACCGGCGCCGAATTTGACCGGATCGGCGAATGGTCGCGCTACTTCCACGCCTCCCAGGGGATGGGCCGCTGGCCGAAACACGCGGCAAGCCGCTGGCCGCTGCACCTGAAATTCGCCGCTGCGCCCCGGTCCGAAGCCTCCATTCAGGATGGCTTGCCCACCTCGCTATCCGCCCTGGCCTCCAGTGCCACCGAGCTCGAGCAGCGTGCCGACGGGCCCGCGGACGAGGTTCTCCGCGCCCTGCGTGACAAGCTCGCCTCGGCTGATCGCGACATCACCGCCGCCCAGCAGGCCTTTCCGCATCGCGACGCAATCCTGCAGCATCTGACGGCTGCCGCAGGCCATCTGGTCTGGGTCGCAGAACAGGCGTCGGAGCCGTTTCAAAAGGCGCATGCGCATCGCATCGCCCGAAAGCGCCAGGAGATCGACGCGGCCATCCTGGACGCTTCGGGTCTTTTCGAGCGTGCCTATTGCGAGCCGGCCTCGATCGGCCCAGGCGGCACGGCCGTTCTGACGGTGGAGCTGTCGCCCTCTTCGACGGCTGTCGAAATCACGCCGATTCTTCCGGCGGGCGTGACGGCAAAGCAGGAGCAGACCGGGGAGGAATGCATCTTCCGGCTCACCGCCTCCGAGGATGCTGCCTTCTCCAACCTCTTCCAGCCGGGCTGGTCCAGTCTTGGTGGCAATGGCGAGGCACATCTGCAACTGACGGCGGAAGTGTCTGGAAGGATCGCGCGCGCCTGCTTCGACTTCGAGGAGCCTCTTCTGGTGGCACCGCGGCAATCGGTGACCCTTACCCCCGAGACCGTGATTGTTCCGGTCACGGCGGACGCACGGCAATGGCCGATCCAGGCGAAGATACAGGGCGAGACTGCGGCACTGTCAATCGAGGCGCCCGCCGGCTGGGCCATGGAACCTAACGATGGGGGCTGGATACTGCGGGCCGAGACGGAGCCACGGCAGGGCCTGCTGCGGCTCGAGCCGAAAATCGATGGGCGACCTGCCTATCGCACCCTGCCGATCGTCTATCCCCATATCGGCCGGTCTGCCTATCGAGAAAGTGCCGCGCTCAACATACTCTGCCTCGATATTGCTTTGCCTGATGGCGCCAGGATCGGTTATGTCGGCGGAGGCGCCGACCACGTCGGGACCTGGCTTTCCCGGATGGGTCTCGACGTCACCGAAATGGACGAGACGGCCCTTTCCGGTGACCTGTCCCGCTTCACCACGATCGTCATCGGCATCTTCGCCTTCGGCTTGCGAAACGACCTCGCCGCAGCAAGGCCTCGCCTGCATCGGTTCGTGGAGGAAGGGGGACATCTCGTCACTCTGTATCATCGCCCGAGCGACGGATGGGATCCGGCACAGACCCCGGTTCGTCTGCTCGAAATCGGCAGCCCCTCGCTGCGATGGCGGGTGACGGATCCGAACGCCGCCGTCACCATACTGGCGCCCGATCATCCGCTGCTGACGGGACCGAACCGACTGAATGAGGAGGATTGGCGCGGATGGAACAAGGAGCGCGGCCTCTATTTCGCCTCCCGCTGGGACGATGCCTATGTGCCGCTCCTGTCCATGCATGATGCCGGCGAACAGCCCCTGACGGGAGCACTGGTCTCCGCCAGGATCGGCAAGGGTCGCCACACGCATACGAGCCTTGTCCTGCACCATCAGATGGACAGGCTGGTTTCCGGCGCCTTCCGCATCATGGCCAATCTCGTGCAGCCCGCGTGA
- the argH gene encoding argininosuccinate lyase, with protein MADMSPRLSDTSRFPDPVYKETVLRPLFDGAKSHHVDAFRRIDRAHLVMLHETGILDAGTAGRIASALEAIDAEVDPATLVYTGEVEDYFFLIEKELKARIGVDTAGRLHTARSRNDIDHTLFKLGLKHRIDMLMEKARGLLAAMIDAADRNKATLIVAYTHGQPAQPTTFGHYLSAAIEILIRDIERFAQVRQIVDLSSMGAAAITTSGFPIDRDRVAKLLGFSAAQRNSYSCIAAVDYTTSTYSAIELMFLHLGRLIQDFQFWTSFEVGQIYVPNALVQISSIMPQKRNPVPIEHLRHLASQTFGRARTVIDVMHNTPFTDMNDSEGETQGMGYEAFASAFRVLDLLAALVRQISIDPERVDHNIRRSCITITELADTLVREEGLSFREAHEIAASTARSVVAAGGDLPGNGFDPFVAAFKGSTGRAPSMDAERFRATVSPEHFVAVRQRFGGPAPEPMEAALASYRDRLADFEAKAQQAAQYEAAAAAELHDRFTALMGAR; from the coding sequence ATGGCCGATATGAGCCCCCGTCTTTCCGATACAAGCCGCTTTCCGGACCCCGTCTACAAGGAAACGGTTCTGCGGCCGCTGTTCGATGGCGCCAAGAGCCACCACGTCGATGCCTTCCGACGCATCGACCGTGCGCATCTCGTCATGCTCCACGAGACAGGCATTCTCGATGCCGGGACGGCAGGCCGCATCGCCTCTGCCCTGGAAGCCATCGATGCCGAGGTGGATCCCGCAACGCTTGTCTATACGGGCGAAGTCGAGGATTATTTCTTTCTGATCGAAAAGGAGTTGAAGGCCCGGATCGGCGTCGACACCGCGGGACGCCTGCACACGGCCCGGTCGCGCAACGATATCGACCACACGCTCTTCAAGCTCGGTCTGAAGCACCGCATCGACATGCTGATGGAAAAGGCCCGCGGCTTGCTCGCCGCCATGATCGATGCCGCCGATCGCAACAAGGCGACCCTGATCGTCGCCTATACCCACGGACAGCCGGCACAGCCGACCACGTTCGGCCATTATCTGTCGGCCGCGATCGAAATCCTGATCCGCGATATCGAGCGTTTCGCGCAGGTGCGCCAGATCGTCGATCTGTCATCCATGGGCGCCGCCGCCATCACCACGTCCGGCTTTCCCATCGACAGGGACAGGGTCGCGAAACTTCTCGGCTTCTCCGCGGCGCAACGCAATTCCTATTCCTGTATTGCCGCGGTGGACTATACGACCTCGACCTATTCGGCAATCGAGCTGATGTTCCTGCATCTTGGCCGGTTGATCCAGGATTTCCAGTTCTGGACGAGCTTCGAGGTGGGGCAGATCTACGTGCCGAATGCGCTTGTGCAGATCTCCTCCATCATGCCGCAGAAGCGCAACCCCGTGCCGATCGAACATTTGCGCCATCTGGCGAGCCAGACATTCGGCCGCGCCCGCACGGTGATCGACGTCATGCACAACACGCCCTTCACCGACATGAACGACAGCGAAGGCGAGACGCAAGGCATGGGCTATGAGGCTTTCGCCTCCGCCTTCCGGGTGCTCGACCTTCTTGCCGCACTGGTCCGGCAGATCAGCATCGATCCGGAGCGTGTCGATCACAATATCAGACGCTCCTGCATCACGATCACGGAATTGGCCGATACCCTGGTGCGCGAGGAGGGTCTTTCCTTCCGCGAGGCGCATGAGATCGCCGCTTCCACCGCCAGAAGCGTCGTTGCCGCGGGGGGCGATCTGCCCGGCAATGGCTTTGATCCCTTCGTCGCGGCCTTCAAAGGGTCGACGGGTCGAGCACCGTCCATGGATGCCGAACGCTTTCGCGCCACCGTCTCGCCCGAGCATTTCGTTGCCGTGCGGCAAAGGTTTGGCGGACCCGCGCCGGAACCGATGGAGGCCGCTCTCGCCAGCTACCGCGATAGGCTGGCGGATTTCGAAGCCAAAGCGCAACAGGCTGCGCAATACGAGGCGGCCGCGGCCGCAGAACTGCACGACAGGTTCACCGCACTGATGGGAGCGCGCTGA
- a CDS encoding carbohydrate kinase family protein — MTMQAPMPSAVLSIGRLYCDLIFTGLDSLPVLGREVFSSGMKLAAGGGAYIAAAHIHHVGRQVALVARLGSDALSREVATELASSGIDLRFVEHADDAGPQVTVAAVMGHDRAFLTKRAGSARPATLPAALDWSLAKHLHIAEYATLHEMPDLVREAKAKGLSVSLDPSWDSTLIYDKHLLEACEGVDLFLPNREEVEAITGLKDPEAALDRLLEIFPHVALKDGASGAWVAAKGFRLHHPAEPVPVIDTTGAGDAFNAGFLNAWLDDTPLEDCLHAGISAGSLAVQAAGGASTVRPDR, encoded by the coding sequence ATGACAATGCAGGCACCTATGCCCTCGGCCGTGCTCAGTATTGGCAGGCTCTACTGCGATCTGATCTTCACCGGGCTCGACAGCCTGCCGGTGCTCGGCCGCGAGGTGTTTTCCAGCGGAATGAAGCTTGCCGCCGGCGGCGGCGCCTATATCGCGGCCGCGCATATCCATCACGTCGGCCGGCAGGTCGCGCTGGTTGCAAGACTGGGCTCTGATGCGCTCTCGCGGGAAGTCGCGACCGAACTCGCTTCCAGCGGCATAGATCTGCGCTTCGTCGAACATGCGGACGATGCAGGTCCGCAGGTCACCGTCGCAGCCGTCATGGGACATGACCGGGCCTTTTTGACGAAGCGCGCCGGCAGCGCCCGTCCGGCCACGTTGCCGGCGGCGCTGGACTGGTCGCTGGCGAAGCACCTGCATATTGCAGAATATGCCACGCTGCATGAAATGCCGGACCTCGTTCGGGAGGCGAAGGCCAAAGGCCTCAGCGTTTCGCTGGATCCGAGCTGGGACAGCACGCTGATTTACGACAAGCATCTTCTGGAAGCCTGCGAGGGCGTCGATCTTTTCTTGCCCAACCGGGAAGAGGTGGAGGCAATCACCGGTCTCAAGGATCCTGAGGCAGCGCTTGACCGCCTTCTGGAGATCTTTCCGCATGTGGCGCTGAAGGATGGTGCATCAGGCGCCTGGGTGGCGGCCAAAGGATTCCGGCTTCACCACCCTGCCGAGCCCGTGCCGGTCATCGACACCACCGGCGCCGGGGATGCCTTCAATGCCGGATTCCTCAATGCCTGGCTCGACGATACTCCCCTGGAAGACTGCCTGCATGCCGGCATTTCGGCGGGAAGTCTCGCCGTCCAGGCGGCCGGTGGCGCTTCGACTGTCCGGCCCGATCGCTAG
- a CDS encoding carbohydrate ABC transporter permease, protein MSDAPVLHRANIRPGRIIAWTVLFIGGLIMISPLAFMFSTSLKTADQVYDLRLIPAAPTLANYVAVLADGRFMRWFLNSSIVAIAVTLSNCFFDSLVGYTLAKFQFRGRQFIFIAILSTLMIPTEMLVIPWYLMSSQLGWLDSYWGIMFPGMMTAFGTFLMKQFFETVPNDFIEAARVDGLNEFQIWWKVAMPLVTPALSALAIFTFLGNWTAFFWPLIVTTSKELYTLPVGLSSFAVEQSIQWEMIMTGAAIATLPTLLVFLVLQRYIVRGVMLAGLKG, encoded by the coding sequence ATGAGCGACGCTCCCGTGCTTCATCGCGCCAATATCCGCCCTGGCCGCATCATCGCCTGGACCGTTCTGTTCATCGGCGGGCTGATCATGATTTCGCCGCTGGCCTTCATGTTTTCGACCTCGCTGAAAACCGCCGACCAGGTCTACGACCTGCGGCTCATTCCGGCCGCGCCGACGCTTGCCAATTACGTGGCGGTGCTTGCGGATGGCCGCTTCATGCGCTGGTTTCTCAATTCCTCCATTGTCGCCATAGCGGTCACGCTGTCGAACTGCTTTTTCGACAGTCTGGTGGGCTATACGCTGGCAAAATTCCAGTTCCGCGGCCGCCAGTTCATCTTCATCGCCATTCTGTCGACACTGATGATCCCGACGGAAATGCTGGTCATTCCCTGGTATCTGATGTCGAGCCAGCTCGGCTGGCTGGATAGCTATTGGGGCATCATGTTCCCGGGCATGATGACGGCCTTCGGCACCTTCCTGATGAAGCAGTTCTTCGAGACGGTACCCAACGACTTCATAGAGGCGGCGCGGGTCGATGGTCTGAACGAGTTCCAGATCTGGTGGAAGGTTGCCATGCCCCTGGTGACGCCCGCCCTCTCGGCACTTGCCATCTTCACCTTCCTCGGCAACTGGACCGCCTTCTTCTGGCCGCTGATCGTGACGACAAGCAAGGAACTCTACACCCTGCCGGTCGGTCTCTCGAGCTTTGCCGTCGAACAGTCGATCCAGTGGGAAATGATCATGACCGGCGCTGCGATCGCCACCCTTCCGACACTTCTCGTTTTCCTCGTCTTGCAGCGCTACATCGTCCGCGGTGTCATGCTGGCGGGCCTGAAAGGATAA
- a CDS encoding ROK family transcriptional regulator — translation MTIHPKDQTPIAIGKNPERSREHNRRVVLDIVRRHQTLGRAHIAKLTQLTPQAVANIVDELVGEGLLIEMGRRRSGRGQPPIQFAVNPEGGITIGVEIAADHIVTVALDLSGRLRAKRILPLRDRTPDYILAMFAKEFSAIGAEINSRLLGTGVVMPGPFEIDGMTSVGPTTLPGFSGRDAAQILGDACGYPVIVENDATAAAVGERLFGAGLAISNFCMIYFGVGLGLGIIQDGAPYRGAFGNAGEIGHVTVIPRGRPCPSCGQKGCLEGYVSLYALKERLENAGIAETEMADLDRLHADKHPVIMEWIEEAACHLGPMVAMLENILDPQTLIIGGTMPDRIIDALIAHMAPLPTSVASRRQRDLPRVIRGQTGQLTAALGAAAIPLFDIVTPKLDISLHNTQGALP, via the coding sequence ATGACGATCCATCCCAAGGACCAGACGCCGATAGCGATCGGCAAAAATCCCGAACGCAGCCGCGAGCACAATCGTCGCGTGGTGCTGGATATCGTTCGACGGCACCAGACTCTCGGACGCGCGCATATCGCAAAGCTCACCCAGCTGACGCCGCAGGCCGTGGCCAACATCGTGGACGAACTGGTGGGCGAGGGACTGCTGATCGAGATGGGACGGCGCCGGAGCGGCCGCGGTCAGCCGCCGATCCAGTTTGCCGTCAATCCCGAAGGCGGCATCACGATCGGTGTCGAGATCGCTGCCGATCATATCGTCACCGTGGCGCTGGACCTTTCCGGACGGCTGCGGGCAAAGCGCATCCTGCCGCTGCGCGATCGGACACCGGACTATATTCTGGCAATGTTCGCCAAGGAGTTCTCGGCCATCGGCGCCGAGATCAACAGCCGGCTTCTGGGAACCGGCGTGGTCATGCCGGGGCCGTTCGAGATCGACGGAATGACATCGGTCGGCCCGACGACCCTGCCGGGCTTTTCCGGGCGGGATGCGGCCCAAATACTGGGCGACGCCTGCGGCTACCCGGTCATTGTCGAAAATGATGCGACCGCCGCAGCGGTTGGCGAGCGTCTGTTCGGCGCCGGCCTCGCTATTTCCAATTTCTGCATGATCTATTTCGGCGTGGGGCTCGGCCTCGGCATCATCCAGGACGGCGCGCCCTATCGCGGCGCCTTCGGCAATGCGGGCGAAATCGGCCATGTGACCGTCATTCCGCGCGGCCGCCCCTGCCCGTCCTGCGGCCAGAAGGGTTGTCTCGAAGGCTATGTTTCCCTCTATGCCTTGAAGGAACGGCTGGAAAATGCAGGCATTGCCGAGACCGAGATGGCCGATCTGGACCGCCTGCATGCGGACAAGCACCCGGTCATCATGGAGTGGATCGAGGAGGCGGCCTGCCATCTCGGCCCGATGGTCGCGATGCTGGAAAACATTCTCGATCCGCAGACCCTGATCATCGGCGGGACGATGCCGGATCGAATCATCGACGCGCTTATCGCCCATATGGCGCCCTTGCCGACATCGGTTGCCAGCCGTCGCCAGCGCGACCTGCCGCGCGTCATTCGCGGGCAGACGGGACAGCTGACGGCTGCTCTCGGTGCCGCGGCCATTCCTCTGTTCGACATCGTCACGCCGAAGCTCGACATCTCGCTGCACAACACGCAGGGCGCCTTGCCCTGA